From Salvelinus sp. IW2-2015 linkage group LG18, ASM291031v2, whole genome shotgun sequence, a single genomic window includes:
- the pus3 gene encoding tRNA pseudouridine(38/39) synthase — MITLLIKATRQSKDKLFCRLQSNMSEELLQRVRDLEGEVGRLKAQLREKVKEGTGDEMAVSTNSDGKKDTSKPDAGGRKKGKRVSRDRPFDFSAHPRRHVALRLAYLGWAYQGFAVQENTDNTVEARLFEALLKTRLIQDRQSSNYHRCGRTDKGVSAFSQVMSIDLRSTQFCEGLGVTLPSNVDAGVKNKVDVAELPYVKMLNRVLPQDIRILDWSPAPQGFSARFDCQSRTYRYYFPRGALDVTFMAEAAKRYEGTHDFRNLCKMDVGNGVLQFQRTILSATVQPVHQTPPTAPTTTDPYDLFIFEIKGLAFLYHQVRCIMAVLLLIGQKLEPPEIVDQLLDVKKNPRKPQYSMAVDFPLVLFDCHFEGLSWRREAEELEHALATLQQHWTQTAVKTQVIHGMIQGLDSTGGXSSPHCWLMEGTKQRTYRPLLERPXCESLESRIEHFVKRGRLEREEGENGGETVHKGKRSKHLHNTSISSVLPDVSPSF; from the exons ATAAGTTATTTTGCCGTTTGCAAAGCAACATGTCTGAGGAATTActacagagagtgagagacctggaaggagaggtggggagACTGAAAGCACAGCTGAGAGAGAAGGTCAAGGAAGGAACTGGGGATGAGATGGCGGTGTCAACCAACTCTGATGGAAAGAAGGATACCAGCAAGCCTGATGCTGGTGGCAGGAAAAAGGGCAAAAGAGTGAGTCGGGACCGACCGTTTGATTTCTCTGCCCATCCTCGGCGCCATGTTGCGCTACGCTTAGCCTACCTGGGCTGGGCCTATCAGGGCTTTGCTGTCCAGGAGAACACAGACAACACTGTGGAAGCCCGGCTCTTCGAGGCTCTTCTGAAGACTCGACTGATCCAGGATCGCCAGAGTTCTAACTATCACCGTTGTGGCCGCACTGACAAAGGAGTCAGTGCCTTTTCCCAG GTCATGTCCATAGACTTGCGCTCCACTCAGTTTTGTGAAGGCCTAGGAGTGACTCTCCCGTCCAATGTCGACGCTGGTGTCAAGAACAAAGTGGACGTGGCGGAGCTACCTTATGTGAAGATGCTGAACAGAGTCCTGCCCCAGGACATCAGGATTCTCGACTGGTCACCTGCTCCGCAGGGCTTCAGTGCGCGCTTCGACTGTCAGTCTAGAACCTACCGGTACTACTTCCCACGCGGGGCTCTGGATGTGACGTTYATGGCAGAGGCTGCCAAACG CTACGAGGGCACTCACGACTTCCGCAACCTCTGCAAGATGGACGTGGGCAACGGTGTGCTGCAGTTCCAGAGGACCATCCTGTCTGCCACGGTCCAGCCTGTCCATCAAACTCCCCCTACTGCGCCCACTACCACAGACCCATACGACCTCTTCATATTTGAGATCAAAGGACTGGCCTTCCTCTATCACCAG GTGCGGTGCATAATGGCAGTGCTGCTGCTGATTGGCCAGAAGCTGGAGCCCCCAGAGATAGTGGATCAACTCTTGGATGTGAAGAAGAATCCCAGGAAACCCCAATACAG CATGGCGGTGGACTTTCCCCTGGTGCTGTTCGACTGCCATTTTGAGGGGTTGAGCTGGCGCAGGGAGGCTGAGGAGTTGGAACACGCCCTTGCCACGCTGCAGCAACACTGGACCCAGACAGCAGTCAAGACCCAGGTCATCCACGGCATGATCCAAGGCCTAGACAGCACAG GTGGGYCCTCCTCTCCCCATTGCTGGCTGATGGAAGGTACCAAACAGCGGACCTATCGGCCCTTGCTTGAGCGTCCARGCTGCGAGAGCCTGGAGTCCAGGATAGAACACTTTGTTAAAAGAGGCAGGCTTGAACGAGAAGAAGGGGAAAATGGTGGCGAAACGGTACACAAGGGCAAAAGGTCAAAGCACTTGCACAATACCTCCATTTCGTCTGTCCTCCCCGATGTGTCGCCGTCCTTCTGA
- the dcakd gene encoding dephospho-CoA kinase domain-containing protein, which produces MFLVGLTGGIASGKSTVSSLLRELGCPIIDADVVARKVVEPHSPAYCRIVKHFGPEILLENGEIDRQKLGELIFASEDKRRLLNSITHPEIHKAMLKQIVVFFLRGYRYVVLDVPLLFETRRLTRFLNHTVVVYCDPATQLSRLMNRDGLTQEQAEQRVAAQMPLNEKRGLASHVVENSGSREDTQRQVLRLHTKLEDSMEFLLARAIAIATAAGLGGLLLYAAKLLAS; this is translated from the exons ATGTTTTTGGTGGGGTTGACGGGAGGAATCGCCTCAGGGAAGAGCACTGTGTCCTCTCTGCTGCGAGAGCTTGGCTGCCCCATTATCGATGCCGATGTGGTGGCTAGAAAAG TGGTGGAGCCCCACAGTCCGGCCTACTGCCGGATCGTGAAGCACTTTGGCCCCGAGATCCTGCTGGAAAATGGGGAGATCGACCGGCAGAAGCTGGGTGAGCTCATCTTCGCCAGCGAGGACAAGCGGCGCCTGCTTAACTCCATCACCCACCCCGAGATCCACAAGGCAATGCTCAAACAGATCGTCGTCTTCTTCCTCCGAG GTTATCGCTACGTGGTGCTAGATGTGCCCCTGCTCTTCGAGACGCGGCGTCTAACCCGTTTCCTCAACCACACTGTGGTGGTGTACTG TGACCCGGCCACCCAGCTGTCGCGCCTCATGAACCGGGACGGGCTGACCCAGGAGCAGGCGGAGCAGCGTGTGGCCGCCCAGATGCCCCTAAACGAGAAGCGGGGATTGGCCAGTCACGTGGTGGAAAACTCGGGCAGCCGSGAGGACACCCAGCGCCAGGTGCTGCGGCTGCACACCAAGCTCGAGGACTCTATGGAGTTCCTGCTGGCCAGGGCCATCGCCATAGCGACCGCTGCCGGCCTGGGCGGACTACTTCTATACGCCGCCAAATTGCTGGCGTCTTAG